In one Magnetococcus sp. PR-3 genomic region, the following are encoded:
- a CDS encoding beta strand repeat-containing protein yields the protein LKDNASALGANTNSYVTGSYDVSVTDAGTMAELSAIETATSGTVTYGLGIKDNSSALGANTNSYVTGAYDVSVTDMATVAALSAIDVATTGTITYTLGLKDQASALAANTNSFVTGAYDVSVTDAGTVAELSAIESDTTGTVTYGAGLKDQASALAANTNSYVTGAYDVSVTDAGTVAELSAIDAVTTGTVTYGLGVKDNASALAANTNSYITGSYDVSVTDAGTVAELSAIETATSGTVTYGLGLKDQASALAANTNSYVTGSYDVSVTDAGTMAELSAIETATSGTVTYGLGLKDNASALGANTNSYVTGAYDVSVTDMATVAALSSIDTATTGTITYTLGLKDQASALAANTNSYVTGAYDVSVTDAGTVAELSAIDAVTTGTVTYGLGVKDQASALAANTNSYVTGAYDVSVTDAGTVAELSAIESDTTGTVTYGAGLKDQASALAANTNSYITGSYDVSVTDAGTVAELSAIETATSGTVTYGLGVKDQASALAANTNSYITGSYDVSVTDAGTVAELSAIETATSGTVTYGLGLKDQASALAANTNSYVTGSYDISVTDTATVAELSAIDVATTGTITYGAGLKDSISALVANTNSYVTGSYDVTVTDVASIAQLGAVDDDTSGTLDYSTAGIKDTVANIGIDSGGYVAGATGGTSITVNDTISNLVTDNGSVVTGTRNVTVTDSATIAQLTQIDAFTAGSLKYATVGDAAASLVTNTNGYVSGSVDVTVTDAASMSQLSAVDQLSSGTLSYTKITDAAANLVANTNSYVTGSVDVTVSDVASMSQLTDIDADTTGSLVYTQISDTAATLTTNSGNYVNGSVIVTVTDAASIAQLTSIDGDTTGSMIYTAAGVKDSAANLETNTNSYVTGSYDVSVTDTATMAQLSAIDLDTSGTITYGAGVKDNVSALTANTNSYVTGSYDVSVTDTATVAELSAIDILTSGTITYGTGLKDNVSALTANTNSYVTGTYDVSVTDVVTMAELSAIDADTSGTITYGVGVKDTASALAANTNSYVTGSYDVSVTDAATVAELTAIDADTSGTITVTSVEDSGSAIAGSFTYLDGLGVTSVDASDNVLSLTVAQATDDTVVVASTDVITIADTSSNIEAATFSTLHSKGDTSTTYIDASDGALSVTKDQAISGVTFTNADTVTLTDTNTNIELISSSAGTTLQSLLTNTDGSASMYVDNISSSSALSLYDADVTGKTVDFTGTGDVTINMDDDSTSIDFDSFTSSGGGSLILGVNNSTGTLTSSVDLSDFDKVAAASTLSIGSSQVTAQTLDMSGAGNVTITLATAGGSENFSNLSSDGSGTLSLTIGQAGDYSSVTGWEVFKTSDGTGVSTDYAITVSASSLSGQTVAFAGTGAVTVTGASSSNYTFDNVTHGGSGNLILEVVSTTASYTVTGGANFDQVQIGSGGSIYTGIDSASGQVVINGTSDGVTSLSGSAYDDFIVNYYTTGSVQINAGDGDDKIYGGSGADVFYHDGSNDGLDTLINFGSGDYLSVGSGNAGQWTLDSTGQTLIKDGNSSLGFTFDSGSTLKDASYTLNFSGTDTVDSSGSVMTFDLDSDADNSVTGTDYADLLVNFGTGSTDGYTMSGGSGADRLIDYNDNASTSLTGGGSGDYFVFDDAAVTFGNVDIIKDWAVTDKFVWDNANLVAGGDTAVDSGDGDVGLMEDGESSSTEIYILSTTTAAAASTSEDDMKSAAITAINAAGDGTFDAANSSDMLLFAVYDTTTTDTHVWLADVDAAGGASSTQLDNVDLTLVATLEDANITNSGWMNFA from the coding sequence CTGAAAGATAACGCCTCTGCACTGGGTGCCAACACCAACAGCTACGTAACCGGTTCTTACGATGTGTCGGTTACTGACGCAGGCACCATGGCAGAGCTCTCGGCCATTGAGACGGCTACCAGCGGAACAGTGACCTACGGTCTGGGTATTAAGGACAACTCTTCTGCACTGGGTGCCAACACCAACAGCTATGTGACAGGCGCTTATGATGTGTCGGTCACTGATATGGCAACGGTTGCCGCATTGTCAGCCATTGATGTTGCAACGACCGGTACCATTACCTACACCCTGGGTCTGAAAGATCAGGCTTCAGCGCTAGCCGCAAACACCAACAGCTTCGTAACCGGTGCTTACGATGTATCGGTAACGGATGCGGGTACGGTTGCAGAACTCTCCGCCATTGAATCCGATACAACTGGTACGGTCACGTATGGGGCCGGTCTGAAAGACCAAGCTTCGGCTCTGGCCGCCAATACCAACAGCTACGTAACCGGTGCTTACGATGTATCGGTTACGGATGCCGGTACGGTTGCGGAACTCTCAGCGATTGATGCGGTTACAACCGGTACGGTCACCTACGGTCTGGGCGTGAAAGATAACGCTTCAGCGCTGGCGGCCAATACCAACAGCTACATCACAGGCTCCTATGATGTATCGGTCACGGATGCCGGTACGGTTGCTGAACTCTCCGCCATTGAAACGGCCACCAGCGGAACGGTGACCTATGGTCTGGGTCTGAAAGATCAGGCTTCAGCCCTTGCGGCCAACACCAACAGCTACGTAACCGGTTCTTACGATGTGTCGGTTACTGACGCAGGCACCATGGCAGAGCTCTCCGCCATTGAGACAGCTACCAGCGGGACGGTAACCTACGGTCTGGGCCTGAAGGATAACGCCTCAGCACTGGGTGCCAACACCAACAGCTATGTGACCGGTGCTTACGATGTGTCGGTCACCGATATGGCAACGGTTGCCGCATTGTCATCCATCGACACCGCAACGACCGGTACCATTACCTACACCTTGGGTCTGAAAGATCAGGCCTCAGCCTTGGCCGCCAACACCAACAGCTATGTGACCGGAGCTTACGATGTATCGGTCACAGATGCGGGTACGGTTGCTGAACTCTCCGCCATTGATGCGGTAACAACCGGTACGGTGACCTACGGCCTGGGTGTGAAGGATCAGGCCTCAGCATTGGCCGCGAACACCAACAGCTACGTAACCGGAGCTTACGATGTATCGGTCACGGATGCCGGTACGGTTGCAGAACTCTCGGCCATTGAATCCGATACAACCGGTACGGTCACGTATGGGGCAGGTCTAAAAGACCAAGCTTCAGCGCTGGCGGCCAATACCAACAGCTACATCACAGGCTCCTATGATGTATCGGTCACGGATGCCGGTACGGTGGCAGAACTCTCCGCCATTGAGACGGCCACCAGCGGTACGGTGACCTACGGTCTGGGCGTGAAAGATCAGGCTTCTGCACTGGCGGCCAATACCAACAGCTACATCACAGGTTCTTATGATGTATCGGTCACGGATGCGGGTACGGTTGCAGAGCTCTCCGCCATTGAGACGGCCACCAGCGGTACGGTGACCTACGGTCTGGGTCTGAAAGATCAGGCTTCAGCATTGGCGGCCAACACCAACAGCTATGTGACCGGTTCTTACGATATCTCGGTTACAGATACAGCGACGGTTGCAGAGCTCTCGGCCATTGATGTTGCAACGACAGGTACCATCACCTACGGTGCAGGCCTCAAAGACTCCATCTCTGCACTGGTAGCCAACACCAACAGCTATGTGACAGGTAGCTACGATGTCACGGTAACGGATGTTGCTTCCATCGCTCAGTTGGGTGCTGTTGATGATGATACCTCTGGAACATTGGACTACAGCACGGCTGGTATTAAAGATACGGTTGCTAATATCGGTATCGATTCCGGTGGCTATGTGGCTGGTGCCACAGGTGGTACCTCCATCACCGTGAACGATACAATTTCCAACTTGGTCACGGACAACGGTTCAGTGGTGACGGGCACACGCAATGTGACGGTTACTGACTCTGCAACCATTGCTCAGTTAACTCAGATTGATGCCTTTACCGCCGGATCCTTGAAGTACGCAACGGTTGGTGATGCGGCAGCTTCCCTGGTGACCAATACCAACGGTTATGTCAGCGGCTCTGTTGATGTCACAGTGACTGACGCAGCCAGCATGTCTCAGTTGTCAGCGGTGGATCAGCTCTCTTCCGGTACACTGAGCTACACCAAGATTACGGATGCAGCCGCAAACTTGGTGGCCAACACCAACAGCTATGTGACCGGTAGTGTGGATGTGACGGTCAGTGATGTTGCTTCCATGAGTCAGTTGACAGATATTGATGCGGATACCACAGGGTCGCTTGTATACACCCAGATCAGTGATACCGCAGCAACGCTGACAACGAACTCTGGCAACTATGTAAACGGTTCGGTCATTGTTACGGTCACGGATGCAGCAAGTATCGCTCAATTGACGTCTATTGATGGAGATACGACGGGATCCATGATCTATACCGCCGCTGGTGTGAAAGATAGCGCGGCTAACTTGGAGACCAATACCAACAGCTACGTGACGGGTTCTTACGATGTGTCGGTAACCGATACAGCAACCATGGCCCAGCTCTCTGCCATTGATCTTGATACGTCGGGGACCATCACCTACGGTGCGGGTGTGAAAGACAATGTGTCTGCTCTGACAGCCAATACCAACAGCTATGTGACCGGTTCTTACGATGTGTCGGTAACCGATACAGCAACGGTTGCTGAGCTCTCTGCCATCGATATCCTCACGAGCGGTACCATCACTTACGGTACAGGTCTGAAGGATAATGTGTCGGCACTGACGGCCAACACCAACAGCTATGTGACCGGCACTTACGATGTCTCGGTAACCGATGTGGTTACCATGGCAGAGTTGTCCGCCATTGATGCCGATACCAGCGGTACCATTACTTACGGTGTGGGTGTTAAGGATACGGCTTCTGCTCTGGCCGCTAACACCAACAGCTATGTGACGGGCTCCTACGATGTATCGGTGACCGATGCAGCAACAGTTGCTGAGTTAACAGCGATTGATGCTGATACCAGTGGTACCATTACGGTGACCTCGGTTGAAGATTCAGGTAGCGCCATTGCAGGTAGCTTCACTTACCTGGATGGTTTGGGTGTGACCTCTGTCGATGCTTCAGATAACGTACTGTCGCTGACGGTAGCACAGGCTACGGATGACACCGTGGTTGTGGCTTCTACAGATGTGATCACCATTGCAGATACCTCCAGTAACATTGAGGCTGCAACCTTCTCTACCTTGCACTCAAAAGGTGATACGTCGACCACATACATTGATGCCAGCGATGGCGCTTTGAGTGTGACCAAAGACCAAGCGATCTCGGGTGTCACCTTTACCAATGCTGATACGGTGACCTTGACGGATACCAACACCAACATTGAGTTGATCTCCAGCTCTGCTGGTACAACGCTGCAAAGCTTGCTGACCAATACCGATGGTAGCGCCAGCATGTATGTAGATAACATCAGCTCATCTTCAGCCTTGTCGCTCTACGATGCTGACGTAACCGGTAAGACTGTAGACTTTACAGGTACTGGGGATGTCACCATTAACATGGATGACGACAGCACCAGCATCGACTTTGACTCCTTCACTTCAAGTGGTGGTGGTAGTCTGATCCTGGGTGTTAACAACAGTACCGGTACCCTGACATCCAGTGTCGATCTGTCCGACTTCGATAAGGTGGCTGCAGCAAGTACCTTGAGTATTGGTTCCAGCCAGGTAACGGCTCAGACACTGGATATGAGCGGTGCTGGTAATGTGACCATTACTTTGGCAACGGCAGGTGGCTCTGAGAACTTCAGCAACCTCAGCTCTGATGGTAGTGGTACTCTCTCACTGACCATTGGTCAGGCTGGCGACTACTCCTCTGTCACAGGTTGGGAAGTCTTTAAAACATCGGATGGCACAGGGGTTTCAACCGACTATGCCATTACCGTAAGTGCTTCTTCGCTAAGCGGTCAGACGGTAGCCTTTGCTGGAACAGGAGCTGTCACGGTAACCGGTGCCAGCAGCAGTAACTACACCTTTGATAACGTGACCCATGGTGGATCGGGTAACCTTATCCTTGAGGTTGTCTCCACCACCGCTTCTTACACCGTCACCGGTGGTGCCAACTTTGATCAGGTCCAGATTGGTTCTGGCGGCAGCATCTACACCGGTATTGACAGTGCAAGTGGTCAGGTGGTCATTAACGGTACAAGTGATGGTGTGACCTCACTGAGTGGTAGCGCTTATGATGACTTTATCGTCAACTACTACACCACTGGTTCGGTCCAGATTAATGCCGGTGATGGTGATGATAAGATCTACGGCGGAAGTGGGGCAGATGTCTTCTACCATGACGGTTCCAACGATGGTCTGGATACGCTGATCAACTTTGGTTCTGGTGACTATCTGAGTGTCGGCAGCGGTAATGCTGGCCAGTGGACACTGGATTCTACCGGTCAGACACTGATTAAGGATGGTAATAGCTCTCTGGGCTTCACCTTCGATAGTGGTAGTACGCTGAAAGATGCAAGCTACACCTTGAACTTCAGTGGAACGGATACTGTCGATTCCAGTGGTTCGGTTATGACCTTCGATCTGGATAGTGATGCGGATAACAGTGTGACCGGTACCGACTATGCTGATCTGCTGGTGAACTTCGGTACCGGTAGTACAGATGGCTACACCATGAGTGGTGGTAGCGGTGCTGACCGCTTGATCGACTACAACGACAATGCCTCTACCTCGCTGACAGGTGGTGGATCTGGTGACTACTTCGTCTTCGATGATGCGGCTGTGACCTTTGGTAATGTCGACATCATTAAAGACTGGGCTGTGACCGACAAGTTTGTTTGGGATAACGCCAACCTGGTTGCTGGTGGTGACACCGCGGTTGATAGTGGCGATGGTGATGTCGGCTTGATGGAAGATGGTGAATCTTCCTCAACTGAGATCTACATTCTGTCCACAACCACAGCCGCTGCGGCATCGACCTCTGAAGATGATATGAAGAGTGCAGCCATTACCGCCATCAACGCAGCCGGTGACGGTACCTTTGATGCGGCGAACTCCAGCGACATGCTTCTGTTCGCTGTCTACGACACCACCACCACCGACACCCATGTTTGGTTGGCTGATGTGGATGCCGCAGGCGGTGCAAGCAGCACCCAGCTGGATAACGTTGACTTGACCCTGGTGGCGACATTGGAAGATGCCAATATCACCAACTCGGGCTGGATGAACTTCGCCTAA
- a CDS encoding ATP-binding cassette domain-containing protein yields the protein MQELLRRLLRRPVVFMNLLFASFMVNFLALGVTFYAMNVMKRYTTFGVEETLYTLMAGIAMVLILENVFQRLQMRLARSVSAAPDAFVADSAFDAVVNAQAQQLDGLDDGVKMQVMRHLDDVQKAFGTRMLVTVFDLPFSFLFIGVLYILEPRAGIWVSCLAVFVFIYGLIHQYRIRKPTEAVSRIKSFGNRLMGSAVGGLEDVRAFNHHNKLMDKWRVHRVLRQQAMAEHEKFQEAEMRLTTGLTMLAMVGVITIAAHGIFEGTMSMGMMLGINILAMRSLTPVIKFATSSGEIAKGRQATLELNQLLKLAREPKTGTRLNNFTGRVAFKDMAFAYPGGQGPLFESLNLELVAGDSLVVTGSNGAGKSTLAKLLMGIYHPIRGHLLIDGVDLRQMDLSWWRTNVMYLPQEPLFMNASIADNLCVNNPEIDEEGLERIINMVELREFIDHSEAGLQTQIVNQGNQLSLGIRRRLAIARALASRARVTIFDEPTEGLDQKGQKAVYQILSRLSQEGSTMILFTNDPNITRVPNVLLNLDVKPIPELTRRQMPKPAKPAEPSKAGGATDKISATPSIVAGTKQTAASGQEPLLSAEGNAGVGGDDKKGGE from the coding sequence ATGCAGGAGTTGCTACGTCGTCTGTTACGTCGACCTGTGGTGTTTATGAATCTTTTGTTCGCCTCGTTTATGGTGAACTTCTTGGCTTTGGGTGTCACCTTCTATGCTATGAATGTGATGAAGCGGTATACCACCTTTGGTGTGGAGGAGACCCTCTATACCTTGATGGCGGGTATCGCCATGGTGTTGATCCTGGAAAATGTCTTTCAACGATTACAGATGCGTTTGGCCCGCTCCGTTAGCGCTGCGCCGGATGCTTTTGTGGCCGATTCGGCTTTTGATGCTGTGGTTAATGCGCAAGCTCAACAGCTGGATGGATTGGACGATGGGGTTAAAATGCAGGTGATGCGGCACCTGGATGATGTGCAAAAAGCATTTGGTACCCGCATGCTTGTCACAGTATTTGATCTACCTTTCTCTTTTCTCTTTATTGGTGTGCTCTATATTCTGGAACCACGTGCAGGTATTTGGGTGAGCTGTTTGGCGGTGTTTGTCTTTATCTATGGTTTGATTCATCAGTACCGTATACGTAAACCGACAGAAGCGGTGTCACGTATTAAAAGTTTTGGTAACCGGTTAATGGGTAGTGCCGTTGGGGGCTTGGAAGATGTCCGGGCGTTTAACCACCACAATAAATTGATGGATAAGTGGCGGGTTCACCGGGTACTGCGCCAGCAAGCGATGGCAGAGCATGAAAAGTTTCAAGAAGCAGAAATGCGCCTGACAACCGGTTTAACCATGCTTGCAATGGTGGGGGTCATCACCATTGCCGCTCATGGGATTTTTGAAGGCACCATGTCCATGGGGATGATGTTGGGTATTAACATTCTTGCCATGCGTTCACTGACACCTGTAATTAAGTTTGCAACCTCCAGTGGGGAGATTGCTAAAGGGCGTCAAGCGACACTGGAGCTTAACCAGTTACTAAAACTGGCAAGAGAGCCCAAAACAGGCACACGGCTTAATAACTTTACGGGCCGTGTCGCCTTTAAAGATATGGCTTTTGCATACCCAGGCGGGCAGGGACCTTTGTTTGAGTCGTTGAACCTGGAACTGGTTGCGGGTGACTCTTTAGTCGTCACGGGCAGTAATGGTGCTGGTAAGTCAACATTGGCCAAGCTGTTGATGGGGATTTACCATCCCATTCGTGGTCATTTGTTAATTGATGGGGTAGATCTGCGGCAGATGGATCTAAGCTGGTGGCGGACCAACGTTATGTATCTGCCTCAAGAACCCCTATTTATGAATGCATCCATTGCAGATAACCTCTGTGTTAATAATCCTGAGATTGATGAAGAGGGGTTGGAGCGCATCATCAATATGGTTGAGCTTAGAGAGTTCATTGATCATTCTGAGGCAGGATTACAGACCCAGATTGTTAACCAGGGTAACCAGCTCTCCTTGGGGATTCGTCGTCGTTTGGCCATTGCACGTGCCCTGGCCAGCCGGGCGAGGGTGACGATCTTTGATGAACCGACAGAAGGTCTGGACCAAAAAGGGCAGAAGGCGGTTTATCAAATTCTCTCCAGGCTCTCCCAGGAGGGCAGTACCATGATCCTCTTTACCAATGACCCCAATATTACTCGTGTGCCCAATGTCCTTCTTAACCTGGATGTCAAACCGATCCCCGAGTTAACGCGCCGGCAAATGCCTAAACCTGCCAAACCGGCAGAGCCATCCAAAGCAGGTGGTGCGACAGATAAAATATCGGCCACACCATCCATTGTTGCCGGTACGAAACAGACAGCGGCTTCAGGACAAGAGCCCCTGCTCAGTGCGGAGGGGAATGCCGGTGTGGGCGGTGATGATAAGAAGGGGGGTGAATAA
- a CDS encoding HlyD family type I secretion periplasmic adaptor subunit has translation MAIPNDNPFSEDELDPKNAPGAALGVTAWLYIPLFFSFVVGTVVWSFLGTLDVVTFTTGEVVPSSRVKHVQHLEGGILRKIHVKEGENVKKGQALIDLESIADVSDLQEVNARIVGLTLDIVRYEAEARLADRPKFPPELIKAHPKLVKQSEALFRARTSRLKGEQSELENNYKENESLLTEIRARLRNNRQRMKLLSEQVKISETLLKDELTSRLDHLALLKEDRTLQSTIDEDVAGINGQKSKLRQIAGRNKTLANIFVENAKTEADQARQSLSELKHRMRKLDDRAARTVLRAPANGIVKAILNNTVGGVVRAGETVMDIVPMDDRLIVEGHLSPGDIGHVQVGQQGYITLASREGIRYGRLDAEVVHISADTFTDKSTQETYYKVRLETAGSVFENGQYRYELYPGVEVMTAIRTSKRRVVDYFLEPLMLAQGRALRER, from the coding sequence ATGGCTATTCCCAATGATAACCCCTTTTCAGAAGATGAGTTAGATCCAAAAAATGCACCAGGAGCGGCTCTTGGTGTGACGGCTTGGCTCTATATTCCTCTGTTTTTCAGCTTTGTTGTTGGAACGGTTGTCTGGTCCTTTTTAGGCACGTTGGATGTGGTGACCTTTACCACAGGTGAGGTGGTGCCAAGCTCTAGGGTTAAGCATGTTCAGCACCTGGAAGGGGGCATTCTTCGTAAGATCCATGTCAAAGAGGGGGAAAATGTTAAAAAAGGCCAGGCCTTGATTGATTTGGAGTCCATTGCGGATGTGTCAGATCTGCAAGAGGTTAATGCTAGGATTGTGGGCTTGACGTTGGATATTGTTCGCTATGAAGCGGAAGCTCGATTGGCTGACCGGCCTAAGTTTCCGCCAGAGCTTATCAAGGCCCATCCAAAACTGGTTAAACAGTCAGAGGCACTGTTTAGAGCCCGAACGTCCCGGTTAAAAGGGGAGCAGTCAGAGCTAGAGAATAACTACAAAGAAAATGAGTCTCTACTGACTGAAATTCGAGCCCGTCTGCGTAATAACCGGCAACGTATGAAGTTGCTGAGTGAACAGGTTAAAATTAGTGAAACCTTGTTGAAGGATGAGCTAACCAGCCGTTTGGACCATTTGGCCTTGCTCAAAGAGGACCGTACGTTACAGTCCACCATTGATGAAGATGTTGCTGGTATTAATGGTCAAAAATCCAAGCTTAGACAGATTGCCGGACGTAATAAAACCTTGGCCAATATCTTTGTGGAAAATGCCAAAACCGAAGCGGACCAGGCACGTCAAAGTCTCTCTGAGTTAAAACACCGTATGCGTAAGCTTGATGACCGTGCTGCACGGACGGTCTTGCGTGCCCCTGCTAACGGTATTGTAAAAGCGATTTTGAATAATACCGTGGGCGGCGTCGTTCGTGCGGGTGAAACGGTGATGGATATTGTGCCCATGGATGATCGACTGATCGTTGAGGGGCACCTATCGCCCGGAGACATTGGTCATGTTCAGGTGGGTCAGCAGGGGTATATTACCTTGGCCAGCCGGGAGGGGATCCGCTATGGACGTTTGGATGCGGAGGTAGTGCATATTAGTGCCGATACCTTTACTGATAAAAGCACCCAAGAGACCTACTATAAAGTCCGGCTAGAAACAGCAGGCAGTGTCTTTGAAAATGGTCAATATCGCTATGAACTCTACCCTGGTGTAGAGGTGATGACGGCGATCCGCACCAGTAAACGCCGGGTTGTCGACTATTTCCTCGAGCCGCTTATGTTGGCTCAGGGTCGTGCCTTACGTGAACGATGA